The following proteins come from a genomic window of Cervus canadensis isolate Bull #8, Minnesota chromosome 3, ASM1932006v1, whole genome shotgun sequence:
- the LOC122437745 gene encoding elongation factor 1-beta-like, giving the protein MGFGDLKSPADLQVLNNYLADKSYIEWYMPSKADVAVFEAVSSPPLANLCHALRWYSHITSYEKEKASLSGVKKALGKYGPAKVADTTESGATDSKDNNDDIDRFRSEEGEESEEAKRLREECLAQYESKKAQNPDLVAKSSILLDVKPWDSDTDIAKLEECIRSVQEDGLVWESSKLVLVGYGIKKLQIQCVVEDDKVGTDMLEEQITAFDEYVQSMVVAAFNKI; this is encoded by the coding sequence ATGGGTTTTGGAGACCTAAAAAGCCCCGCAGACCTCCAGGTGCTCAACAACTACTTGGCGGACAAGAGCTACATCGAGTGGTACATGCCATCAAAAGCAGATGTGGCAGTATTTGAAGCCGTCTCCAGCCCACCACTTGCTAACTTGTGTCATGCCCTCCGTTGGTATAGTCACATCACCTCTTATGAAAAGGAAAAGGCCAGCCTGTCAGGAGTGAAGAAGGCCTTGGGCAAGTATGGCCCTGCTAAAGTGGCAGACACTACAGAAAGTGGAGCTACAGATAGTAAAGATAACAATGATGACATTGATCGCTTTAGATctgaggagggggaggaaagTGAAGAAGCCAAGAGGCTAAGAGAAGAGTGCCTTGCACAGTATGAGTCAAAGAAAGCCCAAAATCCAGACCTTGTTGCCAAGTCTTCCATCTTATTAGATGTGAAACCTTGGGATAGTGACACAGATATAGCAAAACTAGAGGAGTGCATCAGAAGTGTTCAAGAGGATGGCTTGGTCTGGGAGTCTTCTAAACTAGTTCTGGTTGGGTATGGCATTAAGAAACTTCAAATACAGTGTGTAGTTGAAGATGACAAAGTTGGGACAGACATGCTGGAGGAGCAGATCACTGCTTTTGATGAGTATGTACAGTCTATGGTTGTGGCTGCATTCAACAAGATCTAA